A window of the Janthinobacterium agaricidamnosum NBRC 102515 = DSM 9628 genome harbors these coding sequences:
- a CDS encoding alpha/beta hydrolase family protein produces the protein MIFPHLRHQAGALLIAAAFFPALPTLANAATPAAKHAITHQDVWLMKRVGAPVASPDGKWAVFSVLDSAYDSKEQWSDLWIKSLTDDTPARRLTFTKGGESAVAWSPDSRQLVFVAKRDGDEAGQIYRLDIAGGGEAQRLTTLTMGARQPKWSSDGKQLLFVSDIYAGDTSEEDIKQSAKERKDRKYSARAYETYPPRYFDKWLTDKQVRLFVMDAQAGATPRDILAGTTLAALPGFGGGQGDEGQSLDAIWAPDNQSIVFSASTNRDQIARVYSDAQIFSVPVNGGEARQLTQDKRSYGSLKFSADGKTLFTLTSEETPDKVYDLKRLASFAWPLAHPQPSVLSARLDRSISRFVLPDGGKRIVFTYEHAGLEKLYSMNYSGGEVRDEPSAATGSIGALSAGGKALVGVWESSINPPEIYSFHGAPKRLTTFNTGQAAAIDWQAPEHFWFTAADGRQIHNMIVKPANFDPSKKYPLFAVIHGGAASMWRDQFVLRWNYHLLAQPGYIVLLTDYKGSTGYGEEFARAIQFDPLKGPADEINQAVDEAINKYPFIDGSKLAAGGASYGGHLANWLQATTTRYKAIVSHAGEMDLVMQWGTSDGGLGREVNAGGTIWSNAPVWREQSPALQAGNHEKGTGFTTPILISVGELDYRVPANNALMNFAIQQRLNVPSKLLVFPDENHWIMKGENSRYFYSEVQGWLAKYLK, from the coding sequence ATGATATTTCCCCATTTGCGGCATCAAGCCGGCGCGCTGCTGATCGCCGCCGCCTTTTTTCCTGCTTTACCCACGCTCGCCAACGCCGCCACGCCGGCCGCGAAACATGCGATCACCCACCAGGATGTATGGCTGATGAAACGGGTCGGCGCTCCCGTTGCCAGCCCGGACGGCAAGTGGGCCGTGTTTTCCGTGCTCGACAGCGCCTACGACAGCAAGGAGCAGTGGTCGGACTTGTGGATCAAGTCGCTGACCGACGACACGCCGGCGCGCCGCCTGACGTTTACCAAGGGTGGCGAAAGCGCCGTGGCCTGGTCGCCGGACAGCCGGCAACTGGTGTTTGTCGCCAAGCGCGACGGCGATGAAGCGGGCCAGATTTACCGCCTCGACATCGCCGGCGGCGGCGAGGCGCAACGCCTGACCACGTTGACGATGGGCGCGCGCCAGCCGAAATGGAGCTCGGACGGCAAACAATTGCTGTTCGTCAGCGATATCTATGCTGGCGACACCAGCGAAGAAGACATCAAGCAATCGGCCAAGGAACGCAAGGACCGCAAATACAGCGCGCGCGCCTATGAAACGTATCCGCCGCGCTATTTCGACAAATGGCTGACCGACAAACAGGTACGCCTGTTCGTGATGGATGCGCAAGCCGGCGCCACGCCGCGCGATATCCTGGCCGGCACCACACTGGCGGCGCTGCCGGGCTTTGGCGGCGGCCAGGGCGATGAAGGCCAGTCGCTCGACGCGATCTGGGCGCCGGACAACCAGTCGATCGTGTTTTCCGCCTCGACCAACCGCGATCAAATCGCCCGCGTTTACAGCGATGCGCAAATCTTTAGCGTACCGGTCAACGGCGGCGAAGCCCGCCAATTGACGCAAGACAAGCGCAGCTATGGTTCGCTGAAATTCTCCGCCGACGGCAAGACGCTGTTCACGCTGACGTCGGAAGAAACGCCGGACAAGGTCTACGACCTGAAGCGGCTGGCCAGCTTCGCATGGCCGCTGGCCCATCCGCAGCCGAGCGTGCTGAGCGCCAGGCTGGACCGTTCGATTTCGCGCTTCGTGCTGCCGGATGGCGGCAAGCGCATCGTGTTCACCTACGAACATGCCGGCCTGGAAAAATTGTATTCGATGAATTACAGCGGTGGCGAGGTGCGCGACGAGCCATCGGCGGCGACCGGCAGCATCGGTGCGCTGAGCGCCGGCGGCAAGGCGCTGGTCGGGGTGTGGGAATCGTCGATCAATCCACCGGAAATCTATTCCTTCCATGGCGCGCCGAAACGCCTGACCACGTTCAATACCGGGCAGGCCGCGGCGATCGACTGGCAAGCGCCGGAACACTTCTGGTTCACGGCGGCCGATGGCCGCCAGATCCACAATATGATCGTCAAGCCGGCCAACTTCGATCCGAGCAAGAAATATCCACTGTTCGCCGTGATCCATGGCGGCGCCGCCAGCATGTGGCGCGACCAGTTCGTGCTGCGCTGGAATTATCATTTGCTGGCCCAGCCCGGCTATATCGTCTTGCTGACCGACTACAAAGGTTCGACCGGTTATGGCGAGGAATTTGCGCGTGCGATCCAGTTCGATCCATTAAAGGGACCGGCCGACGAGATCAACCAGGCGGTCGACGAAGCAATCAACAAATATCCCTTCATCGACGGCAGCAAGCTGGCGGCCGGCGGCGCCAGTTACGGCGGCCACCTGGCCAACTGGCTGCAAGCGACCACCACCCGCTACAAGGCGATCGTCTCGCATGCCGGTGAAATGGATCTGGTCATGCAATGGGGCACCAGCGATGGCGGCCTGGGACGCGAAGTCAATGCCGGCGGTACGATCTGGAGCAATGCGCCGGTATGGCGCGAGCAAAGCCCGGCGCTGCAGGCTGGCAATCATGAAAAAGGCACCGGTTTCACGACGCCTATCCTGATCTCGGTCGGCGAGCTGGATTACCGCGTGCCGGCCAATAATGCCCTGATGAATTTCGCCATCCAGCAACGCTTGAACGTGCCGAGCAAGCTGCTGGTGTTCCCGGACGAAAACCATTGGATCATGAAGGGTGAAAACAGCCGTTACTTCTACAGCGAAGTGCAAGGCTGGCTGGCCAAATACCTGAAGTAA
- a CDS encoding dipeptidyl-peptidase 3 family protein, whose protein sequence is MKKILLPLMMAAVVGGACAAPAPASVDELNRMSARYAPVQLTADISGLSAGDRKAIAKLVEAARIVDVLQLRQRWSGNEALWAALKKDQTPLGVARLDYFWLNKGPWSILDGHESFLPAEYAGMTIPARKPDAGNFYPAGTSKAALESWMDALPARDKQQAQWFFTTIRQGKDGKFKTVKYSDEYKTELKQLARLLNEAAAATDNASLKKFLTLRAKAFLDNDYLPSDFAWMDLDAPVDVTIGPYETYNDELFGYKAAFEAYVNIRDQAETQKLNFFAKHMQELEDNLPLDKQYLNPKVGALAPMVVVNQVYGGGDGNMGVQTAAYNLPNDERIISARGSKRVMLKNVQEAKFAATLTPISTIVLTEAAQQDLDFNSFFTHILAHEITHGLGPHATRVYGKASTPRQDLKETYSTIEEAKADITGLYALAYMMDKGQLNDTLGQGAVAERKLYNTFLASGFRTLHFGLTDSHARGMAIQMNYLLDKGGFVALGDGKFGVDFSKIKQAVADLDREFLTIEATGDYARAKALIAKYVVIRPEVQVALDKMKAVSNDIRPDFATARALESGAAK, encoded by the coding sequence ATGAAAAAAATCCTGCTCCCCCTGATGATGGCGGCCGTAGTCGGCGGCGCCTGTGCTGCACCGGCCCCAGCCAGCGTCGATGAATTGAACCGCATGAGCGCGCGTTACGCGCCGGTCCAGTTGACCGCCGATATTTCCGGTTTGTCGGCCGGCGACCGCAAGGCCATCGCAAAACTGGTCGAAGCGGCCAGGATCGTCGACGTGCTGCAATTGCGCCAGCGCTGGTCGGGCAATGAAGCATTATGGGCGGCCTTGAAAAAAGACCAGACTCCGTTGGGCGTCGCGCGCCTCGATTATTTCTGGCTCAACAAAGGCCCATGGTCGATCCTCGATGGCCATGAGTCTTTCTTGCCAGCCGAATACGCCGGCATGACGATCCCGGCCAGGAAGCCGGACGCGGGCAATTTTTATCCGGCCGGGACCAGCAAGGCCGCGCTGGAAAGCTGGATGGACGCCTTGCCAGCCAGGGACAAGCAGCAGGCGCAGTGGTTTTTCACCACCATTCGCCAGGGCAAGGACGGCAAGTTCAAGACCGTCAAGTATTCCGACGAATACAAGACCGAGCTGAAGCAACTGGCCAGGCTGTTGAATGAAGCGGCCGCCGCGACCGACAATGCGTCGCTGAAAAAATTCCTGACCTTGCGCGCCAAGGCTTTCCTCGACAACGATTACCTGCCGTCCGACTTCGCGTGGATGGACCTGGATGCCCCGGTCGATGTCACCATCGGGCCGTACGAAACCTATAACGACGAATTGTTCGGCTACAAGGCGGCGTTCGAGGCGTATGTGAATATCCGCGACCAGGCCGAAACCCAAAAGTTGAATTTCTTCGCCAAGCATATGCAGGAGCTGGAAGACAACTTGCCGCTGGATAAGCAATACCTGAACCCGAAAGTCGGCGCGCTGGCGCCGATGGTGGTGGTGAACCAGGTATATGGCGGCGGCGACGGCAATATGGGCGTGCAAACCGCGGCCTACAATTTGCCGAACGACGAGCGCATCATCAGCGCGCGCGGTTCGAAGCGCGTGATGTTGAAGAACGTGCAGGAAGCCAAGTTCGCCGCGACGCTGACGCCGATCTCGACAATCGTGCTGACCGAAGCGGCGCAGCAAGACCTGGATTTCAATTCCTTCTTCACCCACATCCTGGCCCATGAAATCACCCACGGCCTCGGCCCGCACGCGACCAGGGTCTACGGCAAGGCATCGACGCCGCGCCAGGATTTGAAGGAAACCTATTCCACCATCGAAGAAGCCAAGGCCGACATCACCGGCCTGTACGCGCTGGCCTACATGATGGACAAGGGCCAGTTGAACGATACGCTGGGACAAGGCGCAGTGGCCGAGCGCAAGCTGTACAACACCTTCCTCGCCTCCGGTTTCCGCACGCTGCATTTCGGCTTGACCGATTCGCATGCGCGCGGCATGGCGATCCAGATGAATTACCTGCTCGACAAGGGCGGTTTTGTGGCTTTGGGCGATGGCAAGTTTGGCGTCGATTTCAGCAAGATCAAGCAGGCGGTGGCCGACCTGGACCGCGAATTCCTGACCATCGAAGCGACCGGCGACTATGCCCGCGCCAAGGCCTTGATCGCCAAATACGTGGTGATCCGTCCTGAAGTGCAAGTCGCGCTCGACAAGATGAAGGCGGTCTCCAACGATATCCGTCCCGATTTCGCGACGGCCCGCGCGCTGGAGAGCGGTGCGGCAAAATAA
- a CDS encoding IclR family transcriptional regulator domain-containing protein: MDSTTPPPARRDLIAGLEKGLQVIEAFDQERRRLSIAEVAERTGLTRAAARRYLITLTHLGYMRHEDKLFSLTPMVLRLGQSYLHSARLPRVVQPLLYRLAYGLGEAASAGVLDHDQLVCVAAVSAGQLVSATLQPGTRVPAWCTANGRMLLANLGPGQVEAFLARIEPEQITEHTIVDKQRLALEIGRARSQGYALVDQELELGLRTIAVPLKNFRGEVIAALNISVHAGRMPLEQLVERCLPALIKIQVELNALL; encoded by the coding sequence ATGGACAGCACCACACCGCCGCCTGCCAGGCGCGACCTGATCGCCGGACTGGAAAAGGGCTTGCAAGTAATCGAGGCCTTCGACCAGGAACGGCGCCGCCTCAGCATCGCCGAAGTGGCCGAACGCACCGGCCTGACCCGCGCGGCGGCGCGGCGCTACCTGATCACGCTGACGCACCTGGGTTATATGCGGCATGAAGACAAGCTGTTTTCGCTGACGCCGATGGTGCTGCGGCTGGGCCAGTCCTACCTGCATTCGGCGCGCTTGCCGCGGGTGGTCCAGCCGCTGCTGTACCGGCTCGCGTACGGCCTGGGCGAGGCGGCGTCGGCCGGCGTGCTGGACCACGATCAACTGGTGTGCGTGGCGGCCGTCAGCGCCGGGCAACTGGTGTCGGCCACGCTGCAGCCGGGCACCCGGGTACCGGCCTGGTGCACCGCCAATGGACGCATGCTGCTGGCCAACCTGGGACCAGGGCAGGTCGAGGCTTTCCTGGCCCGCATCGAACCCGAGCAAATCACGGAACATACCATCGTCGACAAGCAGCGGCTGGCGCTGGAAATCGGCCGCGCGCGCAGCCAGGGTTATGCCTTGGTGGACCAGGAACTGGAGCTGGGATTGCGCACCATCGCCGTGCCGCTGAAGAACTTTCGCGGCGAAGTGATCGCCGCGCTCAACATCAGCGTGCATGCCGGCCGCATGCCGCTGGAGCAACTGGTCGAGCGCTGCTTGCCGGCGCTGATCAAGATCCAGGTCGAATTGAACGCTTTGCTGTGA
- a CDS encoding LysR family transcriptional regulator gives MDKLRSMEIFVAVVDAGNFTAAAEAFEMSPVMIGKHIKHLESRLGAQLLTRTTRRQGLTEIGAQYCEQCRLILAHITAAESGAEAMHAVPRGRLKVSVPVTFGSELLAPAVTDYLRSHPEVSLDLNLNDRLVDLVDEGYDAVIRIGKLEDSSLVARPLHPYRMAICASPAYLARHGRPRTPDDLVQHECLDYIHWNKLVRWRLKGETGDSALWGGRFRCNNGQALRMAALQGFGVVLQTEILLAKDIAAGRLVPLLQEYVPAPRPMHLLYSRDRQPTPKLTTFIDFVLERFGPP, from the coding sequence ATGGACAAGCTGCGCAGCATGGAAATCTTCGTCGCGGTGGTCGACGCCGGCAACTTTACCGCCGCCGCCGAGGCGTTCGAGATGTCACCGGTAATGATCGGCAAACATATCAAGCACCTGGAAAGCCGGCTCGGTGCGCAGTTGCTGACGCGCACCACGCGGCGCCAGGGCCTGACCGAGATCGGCGCCCAGTATTGTGAACAATGCCGTTTGATCCTGGCGCACATTACGGCCGCCGAAAGCGGCGCCGAAGCGATGCACGCGGTGCCGCGCGGCCGTTTGAAAGTCAGCGTGCCGGTAACCTTCGGCAGCGAATTGCTGGCGCCGGCGGTCACCGATTACCTGCGATCACATCCGGAAGTGAGCCTGGACCTGAACTTGAACGACCGCCTGGTCGACCTGGTCGATGAAGGTTACGATGCGGTGATACGGATCGGCAAGCTGGAAGACTCCAGCCTGGTCGCGCGGCCGCTACATCCTTACCGCATGGCCATTTGCGCGTCGCCGGCCTACCTGGCCCGGCATGGCAGACCGCGCACGCCGGACGACCTGGTCCAGCATGAATGCCTCGATTACATACACTGGAACAAGCTGGTGCGCTGGCGCTTGAAAGGAGAAACCGGCGATTCGGCGCTGTGGGGCGGACGCTTTCGCTGCAACAATGGCCAAGCCTTGCGCATGGCCGCGCTGCAAGGTTTTGGCGTGGTGTTGCAAACTGAAATATTGCTGGCAAAGGATATCGCGGCGGGACGCCTGGTCCCGCTGCTGCAAGAGTACGTGCCGGCGCCGCGGCCGATGCATTTGCTGTATTCGCGCGACCGGCAGCCGACGCCGAAACTGACGACCTTTATCGACTTTGTGCTTGAGCGTTTCGGGCCGCCCTGA
- a CDS encoding methyl-accepting chemotaxis protein, whose amino-acid sequence MKISNRLALGFGAVFALMVILTGLAILRVQSIDTILTGISDVNNVKQRYAINFRGSVHDRAIAVRDVVLAADKGAAQPEIDKIKTLADNYAKSAGPLDQLLASAGNTSDAERSALVAIKASEAKTQPLIDKLIALRLADNVPDATELLRSQAAPAFVEWLASVNKMIDLEEAMSQEQAAEARQVARNFFFFMVLLCASAIAIGTTAAIFISRGLLKQLGGEPEYAVQIAGNIAAGNLAVVIDTKAGDQSSLLFAMRGMRDSLVNIVAQVRSGTLTISQASAEIAAGNLDLSGRTEQQAGTLEETASSMEELTSTVQQNSDHARQANQLALSASAVAVKGGAVVSEVVHTMASINESSKRIVDIIGVIDGIAFQTNILALNAAVEAARAGEQGRGFAVVATEVRNLAQRSASAAKEIKTLIGDSVEKVDTGAKLVDEAGATMSEIVDSVKRVTDIMAEISMASQEQTQGIEQVNAAIGMMDSVVQQNAALVEQATAAASALENQAGNLAQVVSIFKLDGHAAPVVAAAALRPAPRQPAKVGKLAKVAQASTAPKRLAAGAAPSRKPGADEWEEF is encoded by the coding sequence ATGAAAATCAGCAACCGCCTGGCGCTCGGCTTCGGCGCCGTATTTGCATTGATGGTGATCCTGACCGGCCTCGCCATCCTGCGGGTGCAAAGCATCGACACCATCCTGACCGGCATCAGCGACGTCAACAACGTCAAGCAGCGCTACGCGATCAATTTCCGCGGCAGCGTGCATGACCGGGCGATCGCCGTGCGCGACGTGGTGCTGGCCGCCGACAAGGGTGCGGCGCAGCCGGAAATCGACAAGATCAAGACGCTGGCCGACAATTACGCCAAATCGGCCGGCCCGCTGGACCAATTGCTGGCCAGCGCCGGCAACACCAGCGACGCCGAGCGCAGCGCCCTGGTCGCCATCAAGGCCAGCGAAGCGAAGACGCAGCCGCTGATCGACAAGCTGATCGCCCTGCGCCTGGCCGACAATGTACCGGACGCGACTGAATTGCTGCGCAGCCAGGCCGCGCCGGCGTTTGTCGAATGGCTGGCGTCGGTCAATAAGATGATCGACCTGGAAGAAGCGATGAGCCAGGAGCAAGCCGCCGAGGCGCGCCAGGTGGCGCGCAATTTCTTCTTCTTCATGGTCTTGCTGTGCGCCAGCGCGATCGCGATCGGTACCACGGCGGCGATTTTCATCAGCCGCGGCCTGTTGAAACAATTGGGCGGCGAACCCGAATACGCGGTGCAAATCGCCGGCAACATTGCCGCAGGCAATCTTGCGGTGGTCATCGATACCAAGGCTGGCGACCAGTCCAGTTTGCTGTTCGCGATGCGCGGCATGCGCGACAGCCTGGTCAATATCGTGGCCCAGGTGCGCAGCGGCACGCTGACGATTTCGCAGGCGTCGGCCGAGATCGCCGCCGGCAACCTGGACTTGTCGGGTCGTACCGAACAGCAGGCCGGCACGCTGGAAGAAACCGCGTCGTCGATGGAAGAACTGACCAGTACGGTACAGCAGAATTCCGACCATGCGCGGCAAGCCAATCAACTGGCGCTGTCGGCGTCGGCGGTGGCGGTCAAGGGCGGCGCGGTGGTGTCGGAAGTGGTGCACACGATGGCGTCGATCAATGAATCGTCGAAACGCATCGTCGATATCATCGGCGTGATCGACGGCATCGCCTTCCAGACCAATATCCTGGCCTTGAACGCGGCGGTCGAAGCGGCGCGGGCGGGCGAGCAGGGCCGTGGTTTCGCGGTGGTGGCGACCGAAGTGCGCAACCTGGCGCAGCGCTCGGCCTCGGCGGCGAAAGAAATCAAGACGCTGATCGGCGACTCGGTCGAGAAAGTCGATACCGGTGCCAAGCTGGTCGACGAAGCTGGCGCGACGATGTCGGAAATCGTCGACAGCGTCAAGCGCGTGACCGACATCATGGCCGAGATCAGCATGGCCAGCCAGGAGCAGACCCAGGGCATCGAGCAAGTCAACGCCGCCATCGGCATGATGGATTCGGTGGTGCAGCAAAACGCCGCGCTGGTCGAACAGGCCACGGCCGCCGCTTCGGCGCTGGAAAACCAGGCCGGCAACCTGGCGCAAGTGGTCAGCATCTTCAAGCTCGATGGGCATGCCGCGCCGGTCGTCGCTGCCGCCGCGCTGCGGCCGGCGCCACGCCAGCCGGCCAAGGTTGGCAAGCTTGCCAAGGTTGCCCAGGCAAGCACGGCGCCGAAACGCCTGGCTGCCGGCGCCGCGCCGTCGCGCAAGCCTGGCGCCGATGAGTGGGAAGAGTTTTAA
- a CDS encoding short chain dehydrogenase — translation MKIIVIGASGAIGKEVAAQLAQGHDIIKVGSSSGDLQTDISDIVQVRALFAKTGKVDAVVVAAGNVHFGPLAQFTPEQFQVGLNSKLMGQVNVALVAQEFVNDGGSITLTSGILAEQPIRHGVAASLTNAAVEGFVRGAAIELPRGLRINAVSPTVLEESLPSYGPFFRGFEPARASRVALAYVRSVEGAQTGQVFKVW, via the coding sequence ATGAAAATCATCGTCATCGGCGCCAGCGGCGCCATCGGCAAGGAAGTGGCGGCACAATTGGCGCAAGGCCACGACATCATCAAGGTCGGCAGCAGCAGCGGCGACTTGCAAACCGATATCAGCGACATCGTGCAAGTACGCGCGCTGTTCGCCAAGACCGGCAAGGTCGATGCGGTAGTGGTGGCGGCCGGCAATGTGCACTTCGGCCCGCTGGCCCAGTTCACGCCGGAACAATTCCAGGTCGGCTTGAACAGCAAGCTGATGGGCCAGGTCAATGTGGCGCTGGTGGCGCAGGAATTCGTCAACGACGGCGGTTCGATCACGCTGACCAGCGGCATCCTTGCCGAACAGCCTATCCGCCATGGCGTCGCGGCCAGCCTGACCAATGCGGCGGTGGAGGGATTTGTGCGCGGCGCGGCGATCGAGCTGCCGCGCGGCCTGCGCATCAATGCGGTCAGCCCGACCGTGCTGGAGGAATCGCTGCCATCGTATGGCCCGTTTTTCCGGGGCTTCGAGCCGGCCAGGGCCAGCCGCGTGGCGCTGGCCTACGTGCGCAGCGTCGAGGGCGCGCAAACCGGACAGGTATTCAAGGTTTGGTAA
- a CDS encoding MFS transporter, whose amino-acid sequence MLALPFSDWLKQRGIHFGWVIVVITFLTALTSSAALGLPGAMMQPLSKEFGWDTEQISSALAVRFALFGLMGPFAAILMERFGLRNVICVALSLIAAGMLLATRMTQFWHLLALWGILLGIGSGLTALVLSAVVANRWFDTHRGLVIGLLTASSATGQLLFLPFGAWLIEHFGWRSAVLPIFAICALVALLAFLFMRNRPQDVNLIAYGADPAVAPAPAPSVKVTFATPFQILRSVSGNRTFWILFGTFFICGLSTNGLIQTHFISLCGDSGLSAVPAASVLAMMGAFDLVGTVLSGWLSDRYDNRKLLFWYYALRGLSLFWLPYSEFTLYGLSLFAMFYGLDWIATVPPTVKLVGSTFGKEQAGMVFGWIFAGHQLGAATAAYGAGRIRTLMMTYNPALFAAGAACLVAALMVMAIKRQKAQVQPLAKAA is encoded by the coding sequence ATGTTAGCCCTACCGTTTTCAGACTGGCTCAAGCAGCGCGGCATCCATTTTGGCTGGGTCATCGTTGTTATCACTTTCCTGACCGCGCTGACCTCGTCCGCAGCACTGGGTTTGCCCGGTGCGATGATGCAGCCGCTCAGCAAGGAGTTCGGCTGGGACACCGAGCAGATCTCGTCGGCGCTGGCGGTGCGTTTTGCGCTGTTCGGCTTGATGGGACCGTTCGCCGCGATCCTGATGGAACGCTTCGGCTTGCGTAATGTGATTTGCGTCGCGCTCAGCCTGATCGCCGCCGGCATGTTGCTGGCGACGCGCATGACCCAGTTCTGGCACTTGCTGGCGCTGTGGGGCATCTTGCTCGGCATCGGTTCCGGCCTGACCGCGCTGGTGCTCAGCGCGGTGGTGGCCAACCGCTGGTTCGACACCCATCGCGGCCTGGTGATCGGCTTGCTGACCGCCAGCTCGGCCACCGGGCAATTATTGTTCCTGCCGTTTGGCGCGTGGCTGATCGAGCATTTCGGCTGGCGCAGCGCGGTGCTGCCGATCTTTGCCATTTGCGCGCTGGTGGCGCTGCTGGCGTTCCTGTTCATGCGCAACCGTCCGCAAGACGTCAACCTGATCGCCTATGGCGCCGACCCGGCCGTCGCGCCTGCACCTGCGCCATCGGTCAAAGTCACGTTCGCCACGCCGTTCCAGATCCTGCGCAGCGTATCCGGCAACCGCACCTTCTGGATCTTGTTCGGCACCTTCTTCATTTGCGGCCTGAGCACCAATGGCTTGATCCAGACCCACTTCATTTCATTGTGCGGCGATTCCGGCCTGTCGGCGGTGCCGGCCGCGTCGGTGCTGGCGATGATGGGCGCGTTCGACCTGGTCGGCACGGTCTTGTCCGGCTGGCTGTCGGACCGTTACGACAACCGCAAGCTGCTGTTCTGGTATTACGCCTTGCGCGGCTTGTCGCTGTTCTGGCTGCCGTATTCGGAATTCACGCTGTACGGCCTGTCGCTGTTCGCGATGTTCTACGGCCTGGACTGGATCGCCACCGTACCGCCTACCGTCAAGCTGGTCGGCAGCACGTTCGGCAAGGAACAGGCCGGCATGGTGTTCGGCTGGATCTTTGCCGGCCACCAGCTGGGCGCCGCCACGGCGGCGTACGGCGCTGGCCGTATCCGCACCTTGATGATGACGTATAACCCGGCCCTGTTCGCCGCCGGCGCCGCCTGCCTGGTGGCGGCCTTGATGGTAATGGCCATCAAGCGCCAGAAGGCGCAGGTCCAGCCCCTGGCCAAGGCGGCGTAA
- a CDS encoding BON domain-containing protein: MNKVISLVLAASASALLVASPAIAQQANQSTQASGASYKNLTDKASSDYKAAKTACDANSGNARKVCVEEAKVARAKAESDAVAQYRNTPRELSKARKSVADAEYDLAKAKCGERSGSDKTVCTNQAKAARDTALAAADSGTPDGGAAATGQAQNQNNANPTAGSSTARTAVADTVITTKIKADLVKAPDLKALDVHVETVNGVVMLSGFVPSQTEANKAVALARSVEGVTDVKSALKVK; this comes from the coding sequence ATGAATAAAGTCATCTCGCTTGTGCTGGCAGCCAGCGCTTCCGCTTTGTTGGTTGCCTCGCCTGCTATCGCACAACAAGCCAACCAGTCCACCCAGGCCAGCGGCGCCAGCTACAAAAACCTGACCGACAAGGCCTCTAGCGACTACAAGGCCGCCAAAACGGCGTGCGATGCCAATAGCGGCAACGCCCGGAAGGTGTGTGTCGAAGAAGCCAAGGTGGCCCGCGCCAAGGCTGAATCTGATGCTGTCGCGCAATATCGCAACACCCCGCGCGAGCTGAGCAAGGCCCGCAAATCGGTGGCCGACGCCGAATATGATTTGGCCAAGGCAAAATGCGGCGAGCGTAGCGGCAGCGACAAGACGGTCTGCACCAACCAAGCCAAAGCGGCCCGCGACACGGCCTTGGCCGCCGCCGACAGCGGCACGCCAGATGGCGGCGCAGCGGCAACCGGCCAGGCGCAAAACCAGAACAATGCCAACCCCACCGCCGGCAGCAGCACCGCCCGCACCGCCGTGGCCGATACCGTGATCACCACCAAGATCAAGGCCGACCTGGTCAAGGCGCCGGATTTGAAGGCGCTGGACGTGCATGTCGAAACCGTCAACGGCGTGGTGATGCTGAGCGGTTTCGTGCCGTCGCAAACCGAGGCCAACAAGGCCGTGGCGCTGGCGCGCAGCGTTGAAGGCGTGACCGATGTAAAAAGTGCATTGAAAGTAAAATAA